The Micromonospora sp. WMMD961 genome has a segment encoding these proteins:
- a CDS encoding bifunctional [glutamine synthetase] adenylyltransferase/[glutamine synthetase]-adenylyl-L-tyrosine phosphorylase, translated as MSRPTRAPGRLARYGFGTADGDGGARAADLLGPDGLRLWRAQEQEPTDEPAGELLAALSRAADPDLALRQLHRIVEAERRTTDGNAGSPLLAELHADPGLRRRLIAVLGASAALGDHLVANPEHCAELRTGPDGLAPIAEGRLEPTDGGNPVAALRSAYRLALLRIAAADLTGGRGLEQTMAALSALADATLAAAYEIAVTELADGTERPRLAVVAMGKCGGGELNYVSDVDVIFVAAEDADLPAATLVATRLISICGMVAWPVDAALRPEGNRGPLVRTLASHLAYYRRWARTWEFQALLKARPAAGDLPLAQEWIDQLAPLVWRAAERPEAVEDVRAMRRRIIDHIPPKELEREIKRGPGGLRDIEFAVQLLQLVHGRGDETLREPGTIPALRALVAGGYVGRADGEALLRGYRFLRAVEHRLQLQGLRRTHTVPTEPGALRWLAAALGFTATPGRSAVESFRAEWVTHAAEVRRLHAKLLYRPLLESVARVPADGLRLTPEAARHRLEILGFADPAGALRHLQALTGGVSRTAAIQRTLLPVLLSEFADAPEPDRGLLNYRKVSDKLGSTPWYLRLLRDGGPVARRLARVLSLSRYVADLLARDPEALRLLAEENELVPRSRAVLREGFLAAAGRHTDPVEATSAVRALRRRELVRVACADVLCRAGSLAPTPARPDDPNRPAPGLSDITQVGTALAGVTDATLAAALRAAQASQPAPDGLRFAVIGMGRLGGYESNYLSDADVLFVYDPPAGTSESAASAAAHAIAEELRRLLGVPAPDPPLGVDADLRPEGRQGPLVRSIAAYAAYYARWSRVWEAQALLRARFVCGDADLGAEFEAMIDPVRYPADGLTREQVVEIRRIKARVETERLPRGADPATHTKLGRGGLADVEWAVQLVQLRHAGAIPALRGTRTLDALAAAADAGLIDPADAVEMAAGWSLAAQVRNALMLVRGRAGDQLPRHGVELAGVVRLLGRDDPGEFLDEYLRVGRRSRAATERVLDA; from the coding sequence ATGAGCAGGCCGACCAGGGCACCGGGCCGGCTCGCCCGCTACGGCTTCGGCACCGCCGACGGTGACGGCGGGGCACGCGCCGCGGACCTGCTCGGCCCGGACGGGCTGCGGCTGTGGCGGGCGCAGGAGCAGGAGCCGACCGACGAGCCGGCCGGGGAGTTGCTCGCCGCGCTGTCCCGGGCCGCCGACCCGGACCTGGCGCTACGCCAGCTGCACCGCATCGTCGAGGCCGAACGCCGCACGACCGACGGCAACGCCGGATCGCCGCTGCTCGCCGAGCTGCACGCCGACCCGGGGCTGCGACGGCGACTCATCGCGGTGCTCGGTGCCTCGGCGGCACTCGGCGACCACCTGGTGGCGAACCCCGAGCACTGCGCGGAGCTGCGCACCGGCCCGGACGGGCTCGCCCCGATCGCCGAGGGGCGGCTGGAACCGACCGACGGTGGCAACCCGGTGGCGGCGCTGCGCTCCGCGTACCGGTTGGCGTTGCTGCGGATCGCGGCCGCGGACCTGACCGGCGGGCGCGGCCTGGAGCAGACCATGGCCGCGCTCTCCGCGCTGGCCGACGCGACACTGGCCGCCGCGTACGAGATCGCGGTCACGGAGCTGGCGGACGGCACCGAGCGGCCCCGGCTCGCCGTGGTGGCGATGGGCAAGTGCGGTGGTGGCGAGCTGAACTACGTCTCCGACGTGGACGTCATCTTCGTCGCCGCCGAGGACGCCGACCTGCCCGCCGCCACCCTGGTGGCGACCCGGCTGATCTCCATCTGCGGGATGGTCGCCTGGCCGGTGGACGCCGCGCTGCGCCCCGAGGGCAACCGTGGCCCGCTGGTGCGGACCCTCGCCAGCCACCTCGCCTACTACCGGCGGTGGGCGCGCACCTGGGAGTTCCAGGCGCTGCTCAAGGCCCGCCCGGCCGCCGGTGACCTGCCGCTGGCCCAGGAGTGGATCGACCAGCTCGCGCCGCTGGTGTGGCGGGCCGCCGAACGGCCCGAGGCGGTCGAGGACGTGCGTGCCATGCGCCGCCGCATCATCGACCACATCCCGCCGAAAGAGCTGGAACGCGAGATCAAGCGCGGCCCCGGCGGGCTGCGCGACATCGAGTTCGCCGTCCAGCTGTTGCAACTCGTGCACGGTCGCGGCGACGAGACGCTGCGGGAACCGGGCACCATCCCGGCGCTGCGCGCGCTCGTCGCCGGCGGCTACGTCGGTCGCGCCGACGGCGAAGCGCTGCTGCGCGGCTACCGCTTCCTGCGCGCCGTCGAGCACCGGCTGCAACTACAGGGCCTACGCCGTACCCACACCGTGCCCACCGAGCCGGGCGCGCTGCGGTGGCTCGCCGCCGCGCTGGGATTCACGGCCACGCCGGGCCGCAGCGCCGTGGAGAGCTTCCGGGCCGAGTGGGTCACCCACGCCGCCGAGGTACGCCGGCTGCACGCCAAACTGCTCTACCGGCCGCTGCTGGAGTCGGTGGCCCGGGTGCCGGCCGACGGGCTGCGGCTCACCCCCGAGGCGGCCCGGCACCGGCTGGAGATCCTCGGTTTCGCCGACCCGGCCGGGGCGCTGCGGCACCTGCAGGCGCTCACCGGCGGGGTGAGTCGCACAGCGGCCATCCAGCGGACCCTGCTGCCGGTGCTGCTCAGCGAGTTCGCCGACGCGCCGGAACCGGACCGGGGGCTGCTCAACTACCGCAAGGTCTCCGACAAACTCGGCAGCACCCCCTGGTATCTGCGCCTGCTGCGCGACGGCGGCCCGGTCGCCCGGCGGCTGGCCCGGGTCCTCTCGCTGTCCCGGTACGTCGCCGACCTGCTCGCCCGCGACCCGGAGGCGCTGCGGCTGCTGGCCGAGGAGAACGAGCTGGTTCCGCGCTCCCGAGCCGTGCTCCGGGAGGGATTCCTCGCGGCAGCGGGCCGGCACACCGACCCGGTCGAGGCGACCAGCGCGGTGCGCGCGCTGCGGCGTCGGGAGCTGGTCCGGGTGGCCTGCGCCGACGTGCTCTGCCGCGCGGGTTCGCTCGCACCCACCCCCGCCCGGCCGGACGACCCGAACCGGCCGGCTCCCGGCCTGTCCGACATCACCCAGGTCGGCACGGCACTCGCCGGCGTCACCGACGCGACCCTGGCCGCCGCGCTGCGCGCCGCCCAGGCGAGCCAGCCCGCGCCGGACGGGCTGCGGTTCGCGGTGATCGGCATGGGACGGCTCGGCGGGTACGAGTCGAACTACCTCTCCGACGCCGACGTCCTCTTCGTCTACGACCCACCCGCCGGGACCAGCGAGAGCGCCGCCAGTGCCGCCGCGCACGCGATCGCGGAGGAGTTGCGCCGACTGCTCGGCGTGCCCGCGCCCGACCCGCCGCTCGGCGTCGACGCCGACCTGCGCCCGGAGGGCCGGCAGGGTCCGCTGGTGCGCAGCATCGCCGCGTACGCGGCGTACTACGCCCGCTGGTCGCGGGTGTGGGAGGCGCAGGCGCTGCTGCGCGCCCGGTTCGTCTGTGGCGACGCGGATCTGGGCGCCGAGTTCGAGGCGATGATCGACCCGGTGCGCTATCCGGCCGACGGGCTGACCCGTGAGCAGGTCGTCGAGATCCGGCGGATCAAGGCCCGGGTGGAGACCGAACGGCTGCCCCGGGGCGCCGACCCGGCCACCCACACCAAGCTGGGCCGGGGAGGGCTCGCCGACGTGGAGTGGGCCGTGCAGCTCGTCCAGCTCCGGCACGCCGGCGCGATCCCGGCGCTGCGCGGCACGCGTACCCTCGACGCCCTCGCGGCCGCCGCCGACGCCGGCCTGATCGACCCGGCGGACGCCGTGGAGATGGCCGCCGGCTGGTCCCTGGCCGCGCAGGTCCGCAACGCGTTGATGCTGGTCCGGGGTCGGGCCGGTGACCAGTTGCCCCGGCACGGCGTGGAGTTGGCCGGCGTGGTCCGGCTGCTCGGCCGCGACGATCCGGGGGAGTTCCTCGACGAGTACCTGCGCGTCGGGCGACGCTCCCGCGCCGCTACCGAACGGGTCCTCGATGCCTGA
- a CDS encoding type 1 glutamine amidotransferase — protein sequence MATALVIENDPTDDARRLGEWLTEAGLELWVVRPHAGDELPADLEGYAALVVLGGDQQAYPLPDGSPGAPWFPAVEGLLRKAVRHRVPTLAVCLGAQLLATAHAGLVERSPSGPEIGPGVVGRRDAAENDPLFRYVPLIPDVLQWHADEITELPRGATLLAASTRYPHQAFRLGDRAWGLQFHIECDAAMIADWSTDSAQLAELGYDPELVVAACASVLPDIEEVWQPFAARFAALALGELDDSTMRRGLPLLGH from the coding sequence GTGGCAACCGCGCTGGTGATCGAGAACGACCCGACGGATGACGCCCGCCGGCTGGGCGAATGGCTGACCGAGGCCGGGCTGGAGCTGTGGGTGGTCCGCCCGCACGCCGGCGACGAACTCCCCGCCGACCTGGAGGGGTACGCGGCGCTGGTGGTGCTCGGCGGCGACCAGCAGGCGTACCCGCTGCCGGACGGCTCGCCCGGCGCACCGTGGTTTCCGGCCGTGGAGGGGCTGCTGCGCAAGGCGGTCCGGCACCGGGTGCCGACCCTGGCCGTCTGCCTGGGCGCCCAACTGCTCGCCACCGCGCACGCCGGCCTCGTCGAGCGCAGCCCGTCCGGGCCGGAGATCGGCCCCGGCGTGGTCGGTCGACGCGACGCCGCCGAGAACGACCCGCTGTTCCGGTACGTGCCGTTGATCCCGGACGTCCTCCAGTGGCACGCCGACGAGATCACCGAACTGCCCCGGGGCGCGACCCTGCTGGCCGCGTCGACCCGCTACCCGCACCAGGCGTTCCGGCTCGGTGACCGGGCCTGGGGCCTGCAGTTCCACATCGAGTGCGACGCCGCCATGATCGCCGACTGGTCCACCGACTCGGCCCAACTCGCCGAGCTGGGCTACGACCCGGAGCTGGTGGTGGCGGCCTGCGCCTCGGTGCTGCCCGACATCGAGGAGGTCTGGCAACCGTTCGCCGCCCGGTTCGCCGCCCTCGCACTCGGCGAGCTGGACGACAGCACGATGCGGCGCGGCCTGCCGCTGCTCGGGCACTGA
- a CDS encoding LD-carboxypeptidase, which produces MISEDATAAVRPPVLVPGDAVLLVSPSGPTSPERVARGIELLTGWGLRPVPAPSAYARHGYLAGTDDLRAADLNVAFADPEIRGVICTRGGYGVQRIVDAIDMAAVRRDPKVVAGFSDITALQFALWRGARLAGVHGPGAAWRDERTPLRSAESLHAALMTTEPVTISAVPTEETFDVRVPGQATGTLLGGNLCMIAASIGTPDLPDLTGAVLLIEDVQEPPYKVDRMLTHLRRAGALDGLAGVAVGQFTDCGDGWDTTIVDVLTERLGDLGVPVLGGLPIGHGQDQLTVPVGTRATVNTDTNTLTAAPAVSPR; this is translated from the coding sequence GTGATCAGCGAGGACGCCACCGCCGCCGTCCGCCCACCCGTGCTGGTGCCGGGTGACGCGGTGCTGCTGGTGTCGCCGTCCGGGCCGACCTCGCCGGAGCGGGTGGCCCGGGGCATCGAACTGCTCACCGGTTGGGGTCTGCGCCCGGTGCCGGCCCCGAGCGCGTACGCCCGCCACGGCTACCTCGCCGGCACCGACGACCTGCGCGCCGCCGACCTGAACGTGGCCTTCGCCGACCCGGAGATCCGAGGGGTGATCTGCACCCGGGGTGGGTACGGCGTGCAGCGGATCGTGGACGCCATCGACATGGCCGCCGTCCGTCGCGATCCGAAGGTGGTGGCCGGCTTCTCCGACATCACCGCGTTGCAGTTCGCGCTGTGGCGGGGCGCCCGGCTGGCCGGCGTGCACGGCCCGGGGGCGGCCTGGCGCGACGAGCGGACCCCGCTGCGCTCCGCCGAGTCCCTGCACGCGGCGCTGATGACCACCGAGCCGGTGACGATCAGCGCGGTGCCCACCGAGGAGACCTTCGACGTCCGCGTCCCGGGGCAGGCCACCGGCACCCTGCTCGGCGGCAACCTGTGCATGATCGCCGCGTCGATCGGCACGCCGGACCTGCCCGACCTGACCGGTGCGGTGCTGTTGATCGAGGACGTGCAGGAACCCCCGTACAAGGTCGACCGGATGCTCACCCACCTTCGTCGGGCCGGCGCGCTGGACGGGCTGGCCGGGGTGGCGGTCGGTCAGTTCACCGACTGCGGCGACGGCTGGGACACCACTATCGTCGACGTGCTCACCGAACGCCTCGGCGACCTGGGCGTGCCGGTCCTCGGTGGCCTCCCCATCGGCCACGGCCAGGACCAGCTGACGGTCCCGGTGGGCACCCGGGCGACAGTGAACACCGACACCAACACCCTGACGGCCGCTCCCGCCGTCTCCCCCCGGTGA
- a CDS encoding virginiamycin B lyase produces the protein MTTSEIREIPLVEPGAGPYGITAGPDGALWLTLVHAGAIARLGVDGAVRTYPLDAAGGRPLIITAGPDDALWFTRSGDDRIGRIDVDGEQRTIALPAGTGPGGIAAGADGALWYAGMTSDTIGRVGTDGTLTTFSLPVTGGFASMITAGADRALWFTLNQANAIGRIDLDGRVTLHPLPTADAGPVGITLGVDGAVWFVEIAAGQLGRITPDGAIVEFPLPDRAARPHAIAADPAGGAWFTEWGANRIGHIDGTGRIDAHDLPTPNAEPHGITRTADGIWAALETGAVAHLPRPA, from the coding sequence GTGACGACCTCCGAGATTCGGGAGATACCGCTCGTCGAGCCGGGCGCCGGCCCGTACGGCATCACGGCCGGCCCCGACGGCGCGTTGTGGCTGACGCTGGTCCACGCCGGCGCGATCGCCCGCCTGGGGGTCGACGGCGCGGTCCGGACCTACCCGCTGGACGCGGCCGGCGGTCGCCCGTTGATCATCACGGCCGGGCCGGACGACGCGCTCTGGTTCACCCGCTCGGGCGACGACCGGATCGGTCGCATCGACGTCGACGGTGAGCAGCGCACCATCGCCCTGCCCGCCGGCACCGGGCCGGGCGGCATCGCCGCCGGAGCCGACGGCGCGCTCTGGTACGCCGGGATGACCTCCGACACGATCGGCCGGGTGGGCACCGACGGCACGCTCACCACGTTTTCGCTGCCGGTGACCGGCGGGTTCGCGTCGATGATCACGGCCGGCGCGGACCGGGCGCTCTGGTTCACCCTCAACCAGGCGAACGCGATCGGCCGCATCGACCTCGACGGTCGGGTCACGCTGCACCCGCTGCCCACCGCGGACGCCGGACCGGTCGGCATCACCCTCGGCGTCGACGGTGCCGTCTGGTTCGTGGAGATCGCCGCCGGTCAGCTCGGCCGGATCACCCCGGACGGTGCGATCGTCGAGTTCCCGCTGCCGGACCGTGCGGCCCGTCCGCACGCGATCGCGGCCGACCCGGCCGGCGGCGCGTGGTTCACGGAGTGGGGCGCCAACCGGATCGGGCACATCGACGGCACCGGCCGGATCGACGCTCACGACCTGCCCACTCCCAACGCCGAGCCGCACGGCATCACCCGAACCGCCGACGGCATCTGGGCCGCCCTGGAAACCGGCGCGGTGGCCCACCTGCCCCGGCCCGCCTAG
- a CDS encoding VOC family protein, with translation MSTTPITWFEFGTDRPDEVERFYGELFGWTFEQQGPSYRVTGAGGDTGIGGAIRTTDGDTASYATFYAEVADVAETCRRAEAAGGTVLVPMGTTPTGLTRAQLRDPAGNRVGVFAPPPGQG, from the coding sequence ATGTCCACGACGCCCATCACCTGGTTCGAGTTCGGCACCGACCGGCCGGACGAGGTGGAACGGTTCTACGGCGAACTGTTCGGCTGGACCTTCGAGCAGCAGGGCCCGTCCTACCGCGTCACCGGGGCCGGTGGCGACACCGGGATCGGCGGGGCGATCCGGACCACCGACGGCGACACGGCCAGCTACGCGACGTTCTACGCGGAGGTGGCCGACGTCGCGGAGACCTGCCGCCGAGCCGAGGCGGCCGGCGGCACGGTGCTGGTGCCGATGGGGACGACGCCGACCGGCCTCACCCGCGCCCAACTGCGCGACCCGGCGGGGAACCGGGTGGGTGTGTTCGCACCGCCGCCTGGCCAGGGCTGA
- a CDS encoding WYL domain-containing protein, with product MNRTDRLYALVEELRAVSPRPRSARWLAARFEVSSRTIERDIGALQEAGVPIWAEPGRTGGYVLDRARTLPPVNLTAAEAVAMAVALHRLAGTPFAGAGGTALRKLVAVLPAADAADAHRLAGRVHLIGDGPATPVPAIVADAVAARRVLRIGYDDRGGTGSLRDVEPLGYLGNTRHWYLVAWCRLRDELRCFRTDRIRTVRSLSEVVSRELRLTDLDIPHRRVRPLSLV from the coding sequence ATGAACCGTACGGACCGGCTCTACGCCCTGGTCGAGGAGTTGCGGGCCGTGTCGCCGCGTCCGCGCAGTGCCCGCTGGTTGGCCGCGCGTTTCGAGGTGAGCAGCCGGACCATCGAACGGGACATCGGTGCGCTCCAGGAGGCCGGGGTGCCGATCTGGGCCGAGCCGGGGCGCACCGGCGGCTACGTGCTGGACCGCGCCCGCACCCTGCCGCCGGTCAACCTCACGGCGGCCGAGGCGGTGGCGATGGCTGTCGCGCTGCACCGGCTCGCGGGAACGCCGTTCGCCGGGGCGGGCGGCACCGCGCTGCGCAAGCTGGTGGCGGTGCTGCCGGCCGCCGACGCCGCCGACGCGCACCGTCTCGCCGGCCGGGTGCACCTGATCGGCGACGGGCCGGCCACGCCCGTCCCGGCCATCGTCGCCGACGCGGTCGCCGCACGGCGGGTGCTCCGCATCGGGTACGACGACCGCGGCGGCACGGGGTCGCTGCGCGACGTCGAGCCGCTGGGCTACCTCGGCAACACCCGACACTGGTATCTGGTGGCCTGGTGTCGGCTGCGCGACGAGCTGCGCTGCTTCCGCACCGACCGGATCCGGACGGTCCGGTCGCTGTCCGAGGTGGTGTCGCGGGAGTTGCGCCTGACGGACCTCGACATCCCGCACCGGCGGGTCCGCCCGCTGAGCCTGGTCTGA
- a CDS encoding DUF350 domain-containing protein gives MLEDLLSGAWQSVVFGIVGVGLMAAGFGLVDLLTPGRLRDLIWVDRNANAGLLLAANQLGIAGIVFTAILTSYSDFGKGLASTVVFGLVGLAIMALAFVVLDLLTPGKLGEVICSPEPHPAARVSAATHFGAALIVCACIA, from the coding sequence GTGCTGGAGGATCTGCTCAGCGGTGCCTGGCAGAGCGTCGTGTTCGGGATCGTGGGCGTCGGGCTGATGGCGGCCGGGTTCGGGCTGGTCGACCTGCTGACCCCGGGCCGGCTGCGGGACCTGATCTGGGTCGACCGCAACGCCAACGCCGGGTTGCTGCTCGCCGCCAACCAGCTCGGCATCGCCGGGATCGTCTTCACGGCGATCCTGACCAGCTACAGCGACTTCGGCAAGGGGCTCGCCTCCACCGTGGTGTTCGGGCTGGTCGGGCTGGCCATCATGGCGCTGGCCTTCGTCGTGCTGGACCTGCTCACCCCGGGCAAGCTCGGCGAGGTCATCTGTTCGCCCGAGCCGCACCCGGCGGCCCGGGTCAGCGCCGCCACCCACTTCGGGGCCGCGTTGATCGTCTGCGCCTGCATCGCCTGA
- the glnA gene encoding type I glutamate--ammonia ligase: protein MDRQQEFVLRTLEERDIRFVRLWFTDVLGTLKSVSVAPAELEAAFEEGIGFDGSAIEGFARVFESDMVAMPDPTTFQVFPFEGGVSGESARMFCDILLPDGGPSWADPRHVLRRGLSKAAEKGFTFYTHPEIEFFLLENGPQDGSVPTPVDTGGYFEHTTHAVARDFRRQGVLALERIGISVEFSHHEVAPGQQEIDLRYADALTTADNIMTFRHVVKEVALSTGVQASFMPKPFTDQPGSGMHTHLSLFEGERNAFHDSGDPMKLSKVAKSFIAGLLVHAREYTAVTNQWVNSYKRLFPQHLPDRITESPAYVCWGHLNRSALVRVPAYGKPNSARVEVRSLDSATNPYLAFAVLLGAGLKGIEEGYELPPGAEDDVWSLTSAERRAMGYEALPENLAEAIDVMAESELVAEVLGEHVFDFFLRNKRAEWEQYRREVTPYERQRYLAL from the coding sequence GTGGACCGTCAGCAGGAGTTTGTCCTCCGCACGCTGGAAGAGCGGGACATCCGGTTCGTCCGGCTGTGGTTCACCGATGTGCTGGGCACGCTCAAGAGCGTCTCGGTGGCGCCGGCGGAGTTGGAGGCGGCCTTCGAGGAGGGCATCGGCTTCGACGGCTCGGCGATCGAGGGCTTCGCCCGGGTCTTCGAATCGGACATGGTGGCCATGCCCGACCCGACCACCTTCCAGGTCTTCCCGTTCGAGGGCGGGGTCAGCGGTGAGAGCGCCCGGATGTTCTGCGACATCCTGCTGCCCGACGGTGGGCCCTCCTGGGCCGACCCGCGGCACGTGCTGCGCCGTGGGCTGTCCAAGGCCGCCGAGAAGGGCTTCACCTTCTACACCCACCCCGAGATCGAGTTCTTCCTGCTGGAGAACGGCCCGCAGGACGGTTCCGTGCCGACCCCGGTCGACACCGGCGGCTACTTCGAGCACACCACCCACGCCGTGGCCCGCGACTTCCGCCGCCAGGGCGTGCTGGCGCTGGAGCGCATCGGCATCTCGGTGGAGTTCAGCCACCACGAGGTCGCGCCCGGCCAGCAGGAGATCGACCTTCGCTACGCCGACGCGCTGACCACGGCCGACAACATCATGACGTTCCGGCACGTGGTCAAGGAGGTGGCGCTCTCCACCGGCGTGCAGGCCAGCTTCATGCCGAAGCCCTTCACCGACCAGCCGGGCAGCGGGATGCACACCCACCTGTCGCTGTTCGAGGGGGAGCGCAACGCCTTCCACGACAGTGGCGACCCGATGAAGCTCTCGAAGGTGGCGAAGTCGTTCATCGCCGGCCTGTTGGTGCACGCCCGGGAATACACAGCGGTCACCAACCAGTGGGTCAACTCGTACAAGCGGCTCTTCCCGCAGCACCTGCCCGACCGGATCACCGAGAGCCCGGCGTACGTCTGCTGGGGTCACCTCAACCGGTCCGCGCTGGTCCGGGTGCCCGCGTACGGCAAGCCCAACTCGGCCCGGGTCGAGGTCCGCTCACTGGACTCGGCGACCAACCCGTACCTCGCCTTCGCGGTGCTGCTCGGCGCCGGCCTGAAGGGCATCGAGGAGGGCTACGAGCTACCGCCGGGCGCCGAGGACGACGTCTGGTCGCTGACCAGCGCCGAGCGGCGCGCCATGGGGTACGAGGCGCTGCCGGAGAACCTCGCCGAGGCGATCGACGTGATGGCGGAGTCCGAGCTGGTCGCCGAGGTGCTCGGCGAGCACGTCTTCGACTTCTTCCTGCGCAACAAGCGGGCCGAGTGGGAGCAGTACCGCCGCGAGGTCACCCCGTACGAGCGGCAGCGGTACCTGGCGCTGTAG
- a CDS encoding NAD+ synthase produces MPTLRLALSQVNPSVGDLAGNADLVRSWTRQAADAGAQLVLFPELMLTGYPVEDLVFRRSFVAASRAAVERLAADLATDGLGAVPVVVGYLDADGPPQVSGDAEPGRGARNAAALLHNGTVAARYFKHHLPNYGVFDEDRYFVSGDTLTVVRIGGVDVALTICEDLWQAGGPFAAARRAGVGLVVNINGSPYELNKDDIRLPLVRRRAAEAGAAIAYVNMIGGQDELVFEGDSMIVTADGELLTRAPQFVEHLLVHDVELPAATDLPATGSVTDSMRIVRSTLDGIPGAPTGPAATGGLIEPVADEAEVWQALVLGLRDYVNKNRFPSVVLGLSGGIDSAVVAALAVDALGPDRVVGVSLPSQHSSEHSREDAADLAKRTGLDYRVEPIQPMVDGFLANLSLSGVAVENLQARVRGVILMALSNQEGHLVLTTGNKSELAVGYSTLYGDSVGGFNPVKDVWKTLIWRLAKWRNTDAARRGETAPIPENSIGKPPSAELSPGQLDSDSLPDYDVLDPILIGYVDGDMGRDGLVESGHDPAVVDKVLRLVDTAEYKRRQSAPGTKISMKAFGRDRRLPITNRWRERG; encoded by the coding sequence ATGCCCACCCTGCGTCTCGCCCTGTCCCAGGTCAACCCGAGCGTCGGCGATCTCGCCGGAAACGCCGACCTGGTCCGCAGCTGGACTCGCCAGGCCGCCGATGCCGGCGCCCAGTTGGTGCTCTTCCCGGAGCTGATGCTCACCGGCTACCCGGTCGAGGACCTGGTCTTCCGGCGCTCCTTCGTGGCCGCGTCCCGGGCCGCCGTGGAGCGGCTCGCGGCCGACCTCGCCACCGACGGCCTCGGTGCGGTGCCGGTCGTGGTCGGCTACCTGGACGCCGACGGGCCGCCGCAGGTCAGCGGAGACGCAGAGCCGGGCCGGGGGGCCCGCAACGCCGCCGCGCTGCTGCACAACGGCACCGTCGCCGCCCGGTACTTCAAGCACCACCTGCCCAACTACGGGGTCTTCGACGAGGACCGCTACTTCGTCTCCGGCGACACCCTGACCGTGGTGCGGATCGGCGGCGTGGACGTCGCGCTGACCATCTGCGAGGACCTGTGGCAGGCCGGGGGTCCGTTCGCCGCCGCCCGGCGCGCCGGCGTCGGCCTGGTGGTCAACATCAACGGCTCGCCGTACGAGCTGAACAAGGACGACATCCGGCTGCCGCTGGTACGCCGCCGGGCCGCCGAGGCGGGCGCCGCCATCGCGTACGTCAACATGATCGGCGGCCAGGACGAGCTGGTCTTCGAGGGCGACTCGATGATCGTCACGGCGGACGGTGAACTGCTCACCCGGGCCCCCCAGTTCGTCGAGCACCTGCTCGTGCACGACGTCGAACTGCCGGCCGCCACCGACCTGCCGGCCACCGGGTCCGTCACGGACAGCATGCGGATCGTGCGCAGCACGCTCGACGGGATTCCGGGCGCACCGACCGGGCCGGCCGCCACCGGCGGTCTGATCGAGCCGGTGGCCGACGAGGCCGAGGTGTGGCAGGCACTGGTCCTCGGTCTGCGCGACTACGTCAACAAGAACCGGTTCCCGTCGGTGGTGCTCGGCCTCTCCGGCGGCATCGACTCGGCGGTGGTGGCCGCGTTGGCCGTCGACGCCCTGGGGCCGGACCGGGTGGTCGGGGTGTCGCTGCCCAGCCAGCACTCCTCCGAGCACTCCCGGGAGGACGCCGCCGACCTGGCCAAGCGCACTGGCCTGGACTACCGCGTCGAGCCGATCCAACCGATGGTGGACGGTTTCCTGGCCAACCTGTCACTGTCCGGCGTGGCCGTGGAGAACCTCCAGGCCCGGGTCCGTGGCGTGATCCTGATGGCGCTGTCGAACCAGGAGGGCCACCTGGTGCTGACCACCGGCAACAAGAGTGAGCTGGCGGTCGGCTACTCCACCCTGTACGGCGACTCGGTGGGCGGCTTCAACCCGGTCAAGGACGTCTGGAAGACGCTGATCTGGCGTCTCGCGAAGTGGCGCAACACCGACGCGGCGCGGCGCGGTGAGACCGCCCCGATCCCGGAGAACTCGATCGGCAAGCCGCCGAGCGCCGAGCTGAGCCCCGGCCAACTGGACAGCGACAGCCTGCCCGACTACGACGTCCTGGACCCGATCCTGATCGGCTACGTCGACGGCGACATGGGCCGCGACGGGCTGGTCGAGTCGGGTCACGACCCGGCGGTGGTGGACAAGGTGCTGCGGCTGGTGGATACCGCCGAGTACAAGCGACGGCAGTCCGCACCGGGCACGAAGATCTCGATGAAGGCGTTCGGCCGGGACCGCCGTCTGCCGATCACCAACCGGTGGCGCGAGCGCGGCTGA